The Pseudomonas benzenivorans region GTAATCCACCAGCAGCGGCGTGACGAACAGCTCGCCGAACAGCACCGGCGCGGTGACGGTAAGCTGGCCACGGGCGACGGCGTGGCTGCCGGCGGCCGACTCCTCGGCCTCCTCCAGCTCGGCGAGGATGCGCCGACAGTCCTCCCCATAGCGCTGGCCGGCCTCGGTAAGGCGCACGCTGCGGGTGGTGCGGGCCAGCAACAGGGTGCCGATGCGCGCCTCCAGGGCGGCCACGGCGCGGGTCACGCTGGGCGGCGACATGTTCAGGCGGCGCGCGGCCGCAGCAAAACCCTGCGCCTCGGCCACGGCCAGAAACACCTGCATTTCCTGGAAACGATCCATTAGCGGCTCCTGTGCGAATGCCGGCAGTGTCGGCGAGTTGTTTCACCGTGCGCAACAGTGCGCACGGAGGGCCGCTTATTTCCTCGATCCTTGTTAGGAGCCCAGCGCTGCCAGGCCAACACGCCCGCGCTGCAACGCCGGGCCACGCAGACAGTGGCGCCCATCGGCCACAACGAGGCGACGGCCCTCGCCAACCAACTGGTGCGGGTTGGCTGGCCGCGGTGGTGCCATGCGCGGCGCTTCAGCGGCGATTGGCACAGCGCCAGGCCCGCCTGACGGCGGGGGTAATCAGGATGGGGTGAAGGTTTTCATGGGGTTGTGTTGAGCAGCAGCACTGTCGGAACAGGCGAGTCCTGCAGCGGAACAAGGCCGATAACAATCATGATCTGAGGGATCGATTGAACGCTTGGCCCCCGCTGCGCGAACTACAGAATGGCCAGGGCGGCAATGCCCACAACAGGCCGGATATACGCATGCAACCGCACTGACGACAGGGTTGGAAAAGCTATTCCTCATCTACTTGCGGGGAGAGTCCATATACGCATTGTTATATGACTCCCACTGTTACTTTCCGTCTCTTTGCTTAATATGCTCTTGGGTTTCGTCAGGTATAATGCCGCTGTAGAGCTGGTCTAGCTCTCTTGGTTTTGTTATTACTTCGTCAGCAATGAAGTTGAGTATGCTGAATAGTTTGGTGGCAATTTCGCTGTTGTCGTCCAGGTTTATTTGACCAGGGTGGACGGCGTTATTGCCTACTACTCTTAGTATATCTAGTGCCTGTTGGATTTTTGGGCTCAAGCCTTCTGCTACTAGCTCTTTTATATCGTTGTTTATGTTTTTACCGCTTTTCCCTACTTGCTTTAATAGTTTTTGTAGGGCGAGGCGAAGTAGCGCCGTAGCTCCTTTGGGTGAGTCAACGAATATGGTTGCTGCTTCTTGGTATATTTCTTTAATGTCTTCATCCATGTCGCCATTTGGAGGTGGGAGATTGGTTTTTCTTGGGTAAACCAATTTTTGGTCAACCCATAATGAAATGTCTTTGCAAGATATGCAGGTTGAAACAGAGAAGTTTTTTGGTATGGCGCTATGAATGTTTCTTTAAAAATATCTGTTGATTGTTTCGATGAATGAAGAAACAGCATTCTGCTGGTAATCTTTGATTCCAGTTATATAGTCGTAATAAATATGGCTTATAGTTTCTCTGATGATGCTTCCTGCATTGATTGCATTGAACCAATCTTGTTGTGCTGTAACCTTGCAGTGTGGGCATTGAAACTTACTGCTTCCAAAGGATGGCGATTTTTCCAATTTGATTTCTCCTTCGGTCAGAGATCATATAACGCTCCGCTAAACGGCGAGCGTTAGCGAGTCCGGTGGAGGCCACGTTTTTTTTGTGGCCGGAACGAATTTGAGCGGCTTGTTACATTCTGACGTACTAAAGA contains the following coding sequences:
- a CDS encoding DUF4145 domain-containing protein, with the protein product MDEDIKEIYQEAATIFVDSPKGATALLRLALQKLLKQVGKSGKNINNDIKELVAEGLSPKIQQALDILRVVGNNAVHPGQINLDDNSEIATKLFSILNFIADEVITKPRELDQLYSGIIPDETQEHIKQRDGK